A window of Nicotiana tabacum cultivar K326 chromosome 24, ASM71507v2, whole genome shotgun sequence contains these coding sequences:
- the LOC107825883 gene encoding E3 ubiquitin-protein ligase SGR9, amyloplastic isoform X1, producing the protein MEDQKHLEAIIMTALSTLTPLQLTNLTHYSSSLYHHYHRRIFSLLSSPTLFSLTLHYLNSLSLHQKFVLIARHLLSKLAILVYFMQKKTILPPPSTTSMNLRDLDAVLLLLLLCELRQHEPGALDAPPSRWRDILGDYIAKDMLKLSSIESSKSEVIIKFVELVTKCKNFVNVMAYDVGELGRSSRILDSATGGEGKDSKNLAASVAVVAALPSVEVMSGSERECVICKEEMREGKDVCKLPCDHIFHWKCILPWLKKMNTCPCCRFQLPSDDVLAEIQRLWEILAKMSGAA; encoded by the exons ATGGAAGATCAAAAACACTTAGAAGCCATAATCATGACAGCTCTTTCTACGTTAACACCTTTGCAACTCACAAATCTAACTCACTATTCCTCCTCCCTCTACCACCATTACCACCGCCGTATTTTCTCTCTCCTCTCTTCTCCCACCCTTTTCTCTCTCACTCTCCACTACCTCAACTCCCTCTCTCTCCACCAAAAATTCGTCCTCATCGCCCGTCACCTCTTGTCAAAACTCGCAATTTTGGTATACTTCATGCAGAAAAAGACAATTTTGCCCCCACCCTCGACCACCTCCATGAATCTCCGTGACTTAGACGCAGTTCTTCTACTCCTACTCCTCTGCGAACTGCGCCAACACGAACCTGGGGCACTTGACGCCCCACCATCGCGTTGGCGCGATATCCTAGGTGACTATATAGCCAAGGACATGTTGAAACTATCTAGCATTGAAAGTTCTAAAAGTGAAGTCATAATCAAGTTCGTTGAGCTAGTCACAAAGTGCAAGAATTTTGTCAATGTCATGGCCTATGATGTTGGTGAACTCGGGCGGAGCTCcag aattctTGACTCCGCTACTGGTGGTGAAGGAAAAGATAGCAAGAACTTAGCCGCGTCTGTGGCGGTGGTGGCGGCGCTGCCATCAGTGGAAGTGATGAGTGGCAGTGAAAGGGAATGTGTGATATGCAAAGAAGAGATGAGAGAAGGTAAAGATGTTTGCAAATTACCATGTGATCATATTTTTCATTGGAAATGTATACTACCTTGGCTGAAGAAGATGAATACTTGTCCATGTTGCCGGTTTCAGCTGCCGTCCGATGATGTTTTGGCTGAAATTCAACGGTTGTGGGAAATTCTAGCCAAGATGAGTGGTGCTGCGTAG
- the LOC107825884 gene encoding dirigent protein 17, translating to MDFTCKESNAEDSLSPGVFELPGEPAVVINGLPPISSSADTVLPCPTVTNAEPRKNSGFGQWLEGREVRKLFGDQYYFGKVTEFDEEVGWFRVKYEDGDFEDLEWHELEQILRPLDITIPLKTLASKIIKRKQRSTQKSGKSGGGTRNQGVKMKKTVLAIS from the coding sequence ATGGATTTTACATGCAAAGAAAGTAATGCGGAGGACTCTTTATCACCTGGAGTATTTGAGTTACCTGGAGAGCCGGCTGTCGTTATTAATGGGTTACCTCCCATTTCTTCAAGTGCTGACACCGTTTTACCCTGCCCAACAGTTACAAATGCAGAACCACGTAAGAATTCTGGTTTTGGGCAATGGCTTGAAGGAAGAGAAGTTCGCAAGTTGTTTGGGGACCAGTATTACTTTGGGAAAGTTACTGAATTTGATGAGGAAGTTGGTTGGTTCAGGGTGAAGTATGAAGATGGTGATTTTGAAGATCTTGAGTGGCATGAGTTGGAACAAATTCTTCGGCCTTTGGACATTACTATTCCGTTGAAAACATTAGCCTCAAAGATCATTAAGAGGAAGCAGAGATCTACTCAGAAGTCTGGAAAATCTGGGGGTGGAACTAGAAATCAAGgcgtaaaaatgaaaaagacagTGTTGGCtatttcttga
- the LOC107825883 gene encoding E3 ubiquitin-protein ligase SGR9, amyloplastic isoform X2: MEDQKHLEAIIMTALSTLTPLQLTNLTHYSSSLYHHYHRRIFSLLSSPTLFSLTLHYLNSLSLHQKFVLIARHLLSKLAILVYFMQKKTILPPPSTTSMNLRDLDAVLLLLLLCELRQHEPGALDAPPSRWRDILGDYIAKDMLKLSSIESSKSEVIIKFVELVTKCKNFVNVMAYDVGELGRSSRILDSATGGEGKDSKNLAASVAVVAALPSVEVMSGSERECVICKEEMREAAVR, translated from the exons ATGGAAGATCAAAAACACTTAGAAGCCATAATCATGACAGCTCTTTCTACGTTAACACCTTTGCAACTCACAAATCTAACTCACTATTCCTCCTCCCTCTACCACCATTACCACCGCCGTATTTTCTCTCTCCTCTCTTCTCCCACCCTTTTCTCTCTCACTCTCCACTACCTCAACTCCCTCTCTCTCCACCAAAAATTCGTCCTCATCGCCCGTCACCTCTTGTCAAAACTCGCAATTTTGGTATACTTCATGCAGAAAAAGACAATTTTGCCCCCACCCTCGACCACCTCCATGAATCTCCGTGACTTAGACGCAGTTCTTCTACTCCTACTCCTCTGCGAACTGCGCCAACACGAACCTGGGGCACTTGACGCCCCACCATCGCGTTGGCGCGATATCCTAGGTGACTATATAGCCAAGGACATGTTGAAACTATCTAGCATTGAAAGTTCTAAAAGTGAAGTCATAATCAAGTTCGTTGAGCTAGTCACAAAGTGCAAGAATTTTGTCAATGTCATGGCCTATGATGTTGGTGAACTCGGGCGGAGCTCcag aattctTGACTCCGCTACTGGTGGTGAAGGAAAAGATAGCAAGAACTTAGCCGCGTCTGTGGCGGTGGTGGCGGCGCTGCCATCAGTGGAAGTGATGAGTGGCAGTGAAAGGGAATGTGTGATATGCAAAGAAGAGATGAGAGAAG CTGCCGTCCGATGA